CCGCCGCCGCTCGCCTCATCCAACGAACCACCCCTCTCCTCCTTCGCACCGCCCAAAACGCCGTCGTTTTCCCTCGCCGCCTTCTCAACCCTCCCAGAAGCCTCTCAATCCACTCCTCCTCTTCCTCACCCTCCCAATTGTCCTCCGGTACGCTTCTGATATCTCTCATTGCATCTCAAAAATCAAAGCTTTATTATTAAAAATCAAAACTTTATCATCAAAATCACAACTTTATTATCAAAATCAGAGCTTTGTTATCGAAATCATAACTTTGTTCAAGTAGCTGTGATTTTGTTTGATGGGTATTGGTTGTTATTATAATTTAGTTAGTGAATTTGTGCATTGTGTGTTACAGCTTCAATTGTTAATGAGAAGCTTGAAATAGTGAATAAAAGGCTTGATGGGAAGAAGGTAGCGGAGAAGATTAGAGGGGAGATAGCTGAGGAAGTGTTGAGGATGAAGGATGCAATTGGGGTTGTTCCGGGTTTAGCGGTTATTTTGGTTGGAGATAGGGAGGAATCGGCTACTTATGTTAGTAAGAAGAAGGAGGCTTGTGAGGTTGTGGGGATTACTTCTTTTGAAGTGCATTTGCCGGAGAATGCCACAGAACAGCAAGTGCTTGAGGCCATCTCTGGCTTCAATGAGGATCCCGCGGTTCATGGGATCCTTGTTCAGCTACCTCTGCCTAGGGTATGTGGATCAATTTTGAATTTGCTTTCCTGTTGGTGATATCATGCTACAATAAGAATACAAGTATGAGATAATGTGTCAACGATCAAAAAAGTTTCAAAAGTTATACAAGTTCTTAGGTTGATATAATTTATAGGCACTTATGGTGAATAAACTATTGGACATGCATGCGCTTTGTAGTCTAAGCAAATGATTGATCCCTCAGCTTATGATTTGTTCCAAATGAGGCGACCCCAGGTTGTACTGCTTAATGTTTTCAAGTCTTTGTCATATATATGTTTTCATCTACATATATTATAATATGGGGAATGGTTCACACCTTAATCCATCATATTATTGTATGAATTAGATTAAAATGGCATGGTTATATTCCTGATATTTGATTTCTTTTGATATCCCGGCCTTGTCATACAACATTTGGAGATCTCAGTTACTTTACATGACCATGTAAATGTGCAAGGATTTTTATAAATATAAGAATTGCATTTGTCCTTTCCTGATATGTTCAACCTTCTAACTGTTTACATGTATATTTTATACCAGCATATGGATGAACAAAACATCTTAAATGCTGTTAGCATTGAGAAAGATGTGGATGGATTTCATCCACTAAACATTGGCTGTCTTGCCATGCGTGGTAGAGAACCCTTCTTTGTTCCCTGTACTCCCAAAGGCTGCATAGAGTTGTTGCACAGATATGACATCCCTATCAAAGGAAAGAGAGCTGTTGTAATTGGCCGGAGCAATATTGTTGGGATGCCAGTCGCCTTGTTGCTGCAGGTGAGATTCGGTATCCAAACTAGGGAGTTCTTTTTATGTTTTCTCATATTAACTTGAAAATTTGAACTTATGGTAGAGGGAAGATGCTACAGTGAGCATAGTCCATTCCCGAACCAAGAATCCTGAGGAGTTAATAAAACAGGCAGACATTGTAATCGCAGCTGTAGGGCAAGCAAATATGGTGAAGGGTAGCTGGGTTAAACCTGGTGCAGTAGTTATTGATGTCGGAATCAATCCAATTGAGGTGAGAATGGCTTTATCGATGGTCTTTTTTATCTCTCTCTCTCTCTCTCTCTCTCTCTCTCATGCATTTAGCATTTTTGTTTTGGGTTTATAATCAGGAAATGAATCTTTGGCTAAATTATCACATATGCAGACCATCTTAAGATGCAAACTTGGCAATTGATCATGCTGTGTTAATGTGACCTTTCATTTCAATGTTTGGAAATTCAATTCTCAAAATCTGTAATGTTTCTCAAAAGGAATGTCTTGAACTTTTAGGCACTTGTTTCATGGTTGGGAAAGTAAGAAAGCCAAAATCCTTTCAGGATGTTTGCTGTTGGCATAATTTTGGTTCTAGCCTTTAAAGATAAAGTGAAGTAGAAGAAATTTTTAAAGTTTATGGGCTGTGGGACGATGACTTGGAATTGATTGTGGCACTGGTCTGCATTATAGGCTTCTCTTATCAATGATTTTTGAAATTATTCCCCTCTTTTATTATTTACTTGCTATTCGGAAGTGAGGCTGGTTCTTGTTTCTGGTTGCTGGCATGTTCATCTCTAGGCTGTATTTCTTATATCTTATTTTCAGTACTTGACTCTTTATTTCTTCTTAAAAATAAAAATAAGATAAATACATCCCTCCTTTCAAGATCGGTGAAGAGGGAATGAAGCATTGTTTATGTTATTTGGAGTATTATTGATTTACAGAACTAAATTGATGCTGCAGTCATGGCATGTTGTTGCCCTTCATTCATGATTAGACGCGTGTTCATGCACTCATTCCCGTGCTTGTATATTTGGACAGGATAAAACGAAGCGTTCTGGATTTCGGCTAGTTGGAGATGTCTGTTATAAGGAGGCCAAAGAAATTGCTTCAGCTATTACTCCAGTACCAGGAGGAGTTGGTCCAATGACTATAGCAATGCTTCTCACTAATACACTCATATCAGCAAAAAGGATACACAACTTCCAGTGAGATCTTCAGAGCTACCCCCATAACAGTGTGGGGAAAGTTCTGTCCTGTTCCTATTTCACTATTTGAAGCGGAAGACATCTTTTCGGTCAAGTTTTCTCTCGCCAAGATTTGAAGTTCTTTTCTAGTCAAAACGGTCGAATCTATCTTGGTCGGATAGTTCTAATGTATAATGCGGTATACTGTATTTACAGTGGGAGAATCATGTAGCAGACACCAACTGCTCTGACATGTTACTTGATACATAGTCTTGGGGCATATCTCTCCTGAATTTTCTAATTATTGAAAGTCTAGTGTTCTTACCCTTGTCACTGTGTTCTCTTACGGCTGCAACAGAGGTGCAATGTTTTTTGTTTTCTAATAACATCCGGATCTTCTTGTTTTCGGCAAGAACAATATCTGAAGTTGAAGAAAATGAAGTCAGCATTACCATCCATGTTAAGATGTCTGTTGGGTCAAGTCAATTTCAGTCTCGTACTCTTCACAGTCTAGTTTCTGTTCTTTCCTAAACTGGTATTCAGCTTCAAAGCTTCATTTTGTGGCCAAAATGGAGTTCTGGGGGTTTGGTACTAGCATTTGGCCGATTATCTTACAACTATTTCTCCTTTTTACTTATTTCAGCCTCTTTTAGGAAGAGGACAATTAGATAAAGCTGACATTGCTCGCCTTGAATGCTGAAATGAATGATACCCTTTGGTATCCTTAGCACATGTCTGTGAGTGGCGAGGCATTACTTACCAGAGTCACGGTGCTGGACCATCAATCGAGCCAGCTCAAGGGTCACCTCTCTTACCACATCGGGAACTTGAGCTTTCTCTGGGTACTAAATCTCCAAAACAATAGCTTCAGCCAGATCATCCCTGAGGAAACTGGTTCATTGTCCAAGCTTGTACTTTTACTTATTAAGCAAGAACATTTAATAGAAATCTCAGCTTGCTTTGGAATCTTTCTTTTCTTCGTATGTTATCTATGGAACAAAATAATCTGGTTGGAGCTAGTAGCATTGGGGAATTGAAAAACTTGACATTTGTTGCCCTGGGTACAAATTACTTGATTGGTATCATCCCTCCCTCCGTATACAACCTCTGTTCAATCAAACACAATTCTGTGCTTGGTAAGCAACTTCATGGCCATATCCATTATCTAGCGCTCTGGATTATATGCACAAGTTCTTTCGCAACCCTATAGTTCATTGTGGTCTGAATCCTAGTAACATTCTCTCTGACAATGACATGAATGCCTGTGTTGGTGACTTTGGTTTAGCAAGATACCTCCCGAATCCACTTCATGCACATGAAAGCGCTCCCAATGCAATAATGGGTTCCATCGGCTATATTGCTCCATGTAATGCTCACTCAAAACTAATACGTACTCTTCCCTTACGCAGAATGTATTTTTTTCTTTAGTGCCTTTCTTGACTATTACTGTATAATATTTTGTACAAATACATTACAGTGTGAAGTCCGGTGTCAACATATGGCAACGTTTATAGCTATGGGATTTCGTTACTAGAGATGCTCAAGGGCAAGAGGCCGACTGCTGACATGTTTGGTCTGAACCTAAACAACTTTATTCTGATGACTTTGTCTGAATATGTGAAAGAAACATATGATCCATTGCTTCTACAAAGTATAGAACACAGGACTATCATTGATGTTAGGATGAGCAACAAGAATCACATCCAGAATGATCAAAGACAAAGGGTTGAAGAATGCTTGGTTTCCATTGCTAGGATATGCTTGTTCAGTAGAGTTGCCCAAAAGCGCTTATGGAGATTGGCAAAATGATCGATAGTTGATCGAATTGCATCTAATAATATACGAAGACTGAGAGCTTCAATTGCTATACACTGCTAGAACTCCACATTTTGGGGGAGGATTCTGATGCATAAGCTGTTAAAAATCCAATTCACTATTCATCTAGGTAAAAGTTCTATAAAAAAAAGGGGCCAAAGCTCGAAGAGTTATGCCAGTAAAAATGATGCAACTCTTTACACATAGTTGAAGAATCACCATACAATAATAGCCAATTCAGGTACAGTTCTGGGCTATTGAAGATCTCCTTCTGCTTCTTCTCCAAGCAAGGTTTTCTTCTTTTTGTTATGTGTCTCCCCACATTCTAATGGTCAAAATTTGAAATAAATGAGAACTAAATAAGGCCAATATCACAAGAAAAAAGAAAAACAAGATTAATCCGGCTAACTGAAATAACTTATGACACATGATCTTACCTCTCCAATAGAGACAGGTAGTGTTGCTCATCATTGAACTTGACATTTTTCCTACTGTGGAAGTCAGAAGCAGAGGTTGAAGATGAAAACTGGGAGCAGTCCTTCAAATACAAGCATTCTAGTAAGGGACACTCAAAATCAATAGTAGCACATCCACGGTACAGCATAGGAAGTCTCATCAAAACTAAGTTCTTCAATTTTGGAAAAACGGTCTTCCTCGTGTTCATTGTCTCCTTGTTTGCTTCAATAATTCTTTCCAATAAAAGGCAACTGCCAACCGAAAGGTCTTCCAATTGAAAAAGATATTGAGCTGCCTCATAGGAGAAAAGACTTCCCACAAAGCTGCATTGTTCAATGGACAAAATTTTAAGAGTCTGGAACATTGCAGGTGGAGCAGGACCATCACATATGCTTCTTACTGCATCTAAACTCCTCAATGACAGGTCTCTCAATTTTGAATTTTCCAGCCTAAAGCTATCGCATCCAAATACATATTCGATTCCATCAACACCATTACAAATTAGCGTTTCCAGATTTGATACTCTCTGCGACAATTTTGATGGTAAAAGTATGTTCCCCCAGTTATAACAAGAGTCAACCTCAAGTAACTTCAGGCTGAATAGAGATCCATGAGGTAAATCACCAAGACATAACTCTTTCATGAAATTTACTTGACTGAGATGCAAGTCTTTCAAG
Above is a window of Fragaria vesca subsp. vesca linkage group LG7, FraVesHawaii_1.0, whole genome shotgun sequence DNA encoding:
- the LOC101310156 gene encoding c-1-tetrahydrofolate synthase, cytoplasmic-like codes for the protein MAAASMVFTDCSSPAAARLIQRTTPLLLRTAQNAVVFPRRLLNPPRSLSIHSSSSSPSQLSSASIVNEKLEIVNKRLDGKKVAEKIRGEIAEEVLRMKDAIGVVPGLAVILVGDREESATYVSKKKEACEVVGITSFEVHLPENATEQQVLEAISGFNEDPAVHGILVQLPLPRHMDEQNILNAVSIEKDVDGFHPLNIGCLAMRGREPFFVPCTPKGCIELLHRYDIPIKGKRAVVIGRSNIVGMPVALLLQREDATVSIVHSRTKNPEELIKQADIVIAAVGQANMVKGSWVKPGAVVIDVGINPIEDKTKRSGFRLVGDVCYKEAKEIASAITPVPGGVGPMTIAMLLTNTLISAKRIHNFQ